A genomic region of Pelodiscus sinensis isolate JC-2024 chromosome 1, ASM4963464v1, whole genome shotgun sequence contains the following coding sequences:
- the GPRC5A gene encoding retinoic acid-induced protein 3, whose product MAPPGCNQNLHPDYYLLCDTEQVWGIVLESVAAAGIISTIIFMLSLLIVIGKVQDATKRSMIPIYFLFLFGTLGIFSLTFAFIIKLNVRTGPTRFFLFGVLFALCFSCLLTHAFNLVKLVRGKIHLQYPVLLAIAISLTLVQIIIAIIYVVIIVARQNIDFTTMNIEQRNKDFVMLLIYVLFLMALTFLVSMFTFCGTYKGWRRHGAHIYITLLFSIAIWVVWITMLLRGNPELMTQPLWDDPVISIALVSNGWVFLMIYIVPEFCFLTIPRKPEDYPAEDYSCQPTFMKKKTYGVENQAYMKEEIATDAGNNQDPPYVPHYAHFQMENLPPQQEFSIPRPKTRASPYEDYTGGQGTK is encoded by the exons ATGGCTCCTCCGGGCTGCAACCAGAATCTTCACCCTGACTATTACTTACTGTGTGACACTGAACAAGTCTGGGGTATTGTCCTGGAatcagtggctgctgctggaatcATTTCCACAATCATCTTCATGCTCTCGTTACTCATCGTCATCGGTAAAGTCCAAGATGCCACCAAGCGAAGCATGATCCCCATctatttccttttcctcttcgGCACCCTAGGGATCTTCAGCCTCACCTTTGCTTTCATCATTAAACTCAATGTCCGGACTGGCCCCACCCGCTTCTTCCTCTTTGGAGTTCTTTTCGCCCTCTGCTTTTCCTGCCTCCTGACTCATGCTTTCAATCTTGTCAAACTGGTAAGAGGGAAGATCCATCTTCAGTACCCAGTGTTGTTGGCTATTGCCATTAGCCTTACTCTGGTGCAGATTATTATAGCCATAATATATGTAGTCATCATAGTGGCCAGACAAAACATTGACTTTACTACGATGAATATAGAACAACGCAATAAGGACTTTGTCATGCTTCTGATCTACGTGCTCTTCCTGATGGCTCTCACCTTCCTGGTATCCATGTTCACTTTCTGTGGGACATACAAAGGCTGGAGGAGGCACGGTGCCCACATCTATATCACTCTCCTGTTCTCCATCGCTATCTGGGTGGTGTGGATCACCATGCTCCTGCGAGGCAACCCAGAATTAATGACACAGCCCCTCTGGGATGATCCTGTCATCAGCATTGCTCTGGTGTCCAACGGATGGGTCTTCCTGATGATATACATAGTGCCTGAATTCTGCTTCCTCACCATCCCACGCAAGCCTGAGGACTATCCTGCGGAAGACTATTCCTGCCAACCTACGTTCATGAAGAAAAAGACCTATGGAGTGGAGAACCAAGCCTATATGAAGGAGGAGATCGCAACAG ATGCAGGAAACAACCAGGACCCACCCTACGTTCCACATTATGCTCACTTTCAGATGGAG AACCTCCCGCCCCAGCAGGAGTTCTCCATCCCCCGGCCTAAAACTCGGGCCAGTCCGTATGAGGATTACACCGGCGGGCAAGGCACCAAGTAA